One window of Lagenorhynchus albirostris chromosome 16, mLagAlb1.1, whole genome shotgun sequence genomic DNA carries:
- the LDB1 gene encoding LIM domain-binding protein 1 isoform X1: MSVGCACPGCSSKSFKLYSPKEPPNGNAFPPFHPGTMLDRDVGPTPMYPPTYLEPGIGRHTPYGNQTDYRIFELNKRLQNWTEECDNLWWDAFTTEFFEDDAMLTITFCLEDGPKRYTIGRTLIPRYFRSIFEGGATELYYVLKHPKEAFHSNFVSLDCDQGSMVTQHGKPMFTQVCVEGRLYLEFMFDDMMRIKTWHFSIRQHRELIPRSILAMHAQDPQMLDQLSKNITRCGLSNSTLNYLRLCVILEPMQELMSRHKTYSLSPRDCLKTCLFQKWQRMVAPPAEPARQQPSKRRKRKMSGGSTMSSGGGNTNNSNSKKKSPASTFALSSQVPDVMVVGEPTLMGGEFGDEDERLITRLENTQFDAANGIDDEDSFNNSPALGANSPWNSKPPSSQESKSENPTSQASQ, encoded by the exons ATGTCAGTGGGCTGTGCCTGTCCTG gTTGTTCCTCAAAGTCATTCAAGCTGTACTCACCCAAGGAGCCCCCGAACGGCAACGCCTTCCCCCCCTTCCATCCCGGCACCATGCTAGATCGGGATGTGGG CCCAACTCCCATGTACCCGCCTACCTACCTGGAGCCTGGGATTGG GAGGCACACACCATATGGCAACCAAACTGACTACAGGATATTCGAGCTTAACAAACGGCTTCAAAACTGGACAGAG GAGTGTGACAATCTCTGGTGGGATGCTTTCACGACTGAGTTCTTTGAGGATGATGCCATGTTAACCATCACTTTCTGCCTGGAGGATGGACCAAAGAGATATA CCATTGGCCGGACCCTGATCCCACGCTACTTCCGCAGCATCTTTGAGGGGGGTGCTACGGAGCTCTACTATGTACTTAAGCACCCCAAGGAGGCATTCCACAGCAACTTTGTTTCCCTTGACTGTGACCAGGGCAGCATGGTGACCCAGCATGGCAAACCTATGTTCACCCAG GTTTGTGTGGAGGGCCGGTTGTACCTGGAGTTCATGTTTGATGACATGATGCGGATAAAGACGTGGCACTTCAGCATCCGGCAGCACCGAGAGCTCATCCCCCGCAGCATCCTTGCCATGCAT GCCCAGGACCCCCAGATGTTGGATCAGCTCTCCAAAAACATCACCCGGTGTGGGCTGTCCAATTCCACTCTTAACTACCTCCGA CTCTGTGTGATACTCGAGCCCATGCAGGAGCTCATGTCCCGCCACAAGACCTACAGCCTCAGCCCCCGTGACTGTCTCAAGACCTGCCTCTTCCAGAAGTGGCAGCGCATGGTAGCACCCCCTG CGGAGCCTGCACGGCAGCAGCCCAGCAAGCGGCGGAAAAGGAAGATGTCAGGGGGCAGCACCATGAGCTCGGGGGGTGGCAACaccaacaacagcaacagcaagaaGAAAAGCCCAGCCAGCACCTTCGCCCTCTCCAGCCAGGTACCT GATGTGATGGTGGTGGGGGAGCCCACCCTGATGGGCGGGGAGTTCGGGGACGAGGACGAGAGGCTCATCACCCGTCTGGAGAACACCCAGTTTGACGCGGCCAACGGCATTGACGACGAGGACAGCTTTAACAACTCCCCTGCCCTGGGCGCCAACAGCCCCTGGAACAGCAAGCCTCCGTCCAGCCAAGAGAGCAAATCGGAGAACCCCACGTCACAGGCCTCCCAGTAA
- the LDB1 gene encoding LIM domain-binding protein 1 isoform X4: protein MYPPTYLEPGIGRHTPYGNQTDYRIFELNKRLQNWTEECDNLWWDAFTTEFFEDDAMLTITFCLEDGPKRYTIGRTLIPRYFRSIFEGGATELYYVLKHPKEAFHSNFVSLDCDQGSMVTQHGKPMFTQVCVEGRLYLEFMFDDMMRIKTWHFSIRQHRELIPRSILAMHAQDPQMLDQLSKNITRCGLSNSTLNYLRLCVILEPMQELMSRHKTYSLSPRDCLKTCLFQKWQRMVAPPAEPARQQPSKRRKRKMSGGSTMSSGGGNTNNSNSKKKSPASTFALSSQVPDVMVVGEPTLMGGEFGDEDERLITRLENTQFDAANGIDDEDSFNNSPALGANSPWNSKPPSSQESKSENPTSQASQ from the exons ATGTACCCGCCTACCTACCTGGAGCCTGGGATTGG GAGGCACACACCATATGGCAACCAAACTGACTACAGGATATTCGAGCTTAACAAACGGCTTCAAAACTGGACAGAG GAGTGTGACAATCTCTGGTGGGATGCTTTCACGACTGAGTTCTTTGAGGATGATGCCATGTTAACCATCACTTTCTGCCTGGAGGATGGACCAAAGAGATATA CCATTGGCCGGACCCTGATCCCACGCTACTTCCGCAGCATCTTTGAGGGGGGTGCTACGGAGCTCTACTATGTACTTAAGCACCCCAAGGAGGCATTCCACAGCAACTTTGTTTCCCTTGACTGTGACCAGGGCAGCATGGTGACCCAGCATGGCAAACCTATGTTCACCCAG GTTTGTGTGGAGGGCCGGTTGTACCTGGAGTTCATGTTTGATGACATGATGCGGATAAAGACGTGGCACTTCAGCATCCGGCAGCACCGAGAGCTCATCCCCCGCAGCATCCTTGCCATGCAT GCCCAGGACCCCCAGATGTTGGATCAGCTCTCCAAAAACATCACCCGGTGTGGGCTGTCCAATTCCACTCTTAACTACCTCCGA CTCTGTGTGATACTCGAGCCCATGCAGGAGCTCATGTCCCGCCACAAGACCTACAGCCTCAGCCCCCGTGACTGTCTCAAGACCTGCCTCTTCCAGAAGTGGCAGCGCATGGTAGCACCCCCTG CGGAGCCTGCACGGCAGCAGCCCAGCAAGCGGCGGAAAAGGAAGATGTCAGGGGGCAGCACCATGAGCTCGGGGGGTGGCAACaccaacaacagcaacagcaagaaGAAAAGCCCAGCCAGCACCTTCGCCCTCTCCAGCCAGGTACCT GATGTGATGGTGGTGGGGGAGCCCACCCTGATGGGCGGGGAGTTCGGGGACGAGGACGAGAGGCTCATCACCCGTCTGGAGAACACCCAGTTTGACGCGGCCAACGGCATTGACGACGAGGACAGCTTTAACAACTCCCCTGCCCTGGGCGCCAACAGCCCCTGGAACAGCAAGCCTCCGTCCAGCCAAGAGAGCAAATCGGAGAACCCCACGTCACAGGCCTCCCAGTAA
- the LDB1 gene encoding LIM domain-binding protein 1 isoform X2, with protein MSVGCACPGCSSKSFKLYSPKEPPNGNAFPPFHPGTMLDRDVGPTPMYPPTYLEPGIGRHTPYGNQTDYRIFELNKRLQNWTEECDNLWWDAFTTEFFEDDAMLTITFCLEDGPKRYTIGRTLIPRYFRSIFEGGATELYYVLKHPKEAFHSNFVSLDCDQGSMVTQHGKPMFTQVCVEGRLYLEFMFDDMMRIKTWHFSIRQHRELIPRSILAMHAQDPQMLDQLSKNITRCGLSNSTLNYLRLCVILEPMQELMSRHKTYSLSPRDCLKTCLFQKWQRMVAPPAEPARQQPSKRRKRKMSGGSTMSSGGGNTNNSNSKKKSPASTFALSSQDVMVVGEPTLMGGEFGDEDERLITRLENTQFDAANGIDDEDSFNNSPALGANSPWNSKPPSSQESKSENPTSQASQ; from the exons ATGTCAGTGGGCTGTGCCTGTCCTG gTTGTTCCTCAAAGTCATTCAAGCTGTACTCACCCAAGGAGCCCCCGAACGGCAACGCCTTCCCCCCCTTCCATCCCGGCACCATGCTAGATCGGGATGTGGG CCCAACTCCCATGTACCCGCCTACCTACCTGGAGCCTGGGATTGG GAGGCACACACCATATGGCAACCAAACTGACTACAGGATATTCGAGCTTAACAAACGGCTTCAAAACTGGACAGAG GAGTGTGACAATCTCTGGTGGGATGCTTTCACGACTGAGTTCTTTGAGGATGATGCCATGTTAACCATCACTTTCTGCCTGGAGGATGGACCAAAGAGATATA CCATTGGCCGGACCCTGATCCCACGCTACTTCCGCAGCATCTTTGAGGGGGGTGCTACGGAGCTCTACTATGTACTTAAGCACCCCAAGGAGGCATTCCACAGCAACTTTGTTTCCCTTGACTGTGACCAGGGCAGCATGGTGACCCAGCATGGCAAACCTATGTTCACCCAG GTTTGTGTGGAGGGCCGGTTGTACCTGGAGTTCATGTTTGATGACATGATGCGGATAAAGACGTGGCACTTCAGCATCCGGCAGCACCGAGAGCTCATCCCCCGCAGCATCCTTGCCATGCAT GCCCAGGACCCCCAGATGTTGGATCAGCTCTCCAAAAACATCACCCGGTGTGGGCTGTCCAATTCCACTCTTAACTACCTCCGA CTCTGTGTGATACTCGAGCCCATGCAGGAGCTCATGTCCCGCCACAAGACCTACAGCCTCAGCCCCCGTGACTGTCTCAAGACCTGCCTCTTCCAGAAGTGGCAGCGCATGGTAGCACCCCCTG CGGAGCCTGCACGGCAGCAGCCCAGCAAGCGGCGGAAAAGGAAGATGTCAGGGGGCAGCACCATGAGCTCGGGGGGTGGCAACaccaacaacagcaacagcaagaaGAAAAGCCCAGCCAGCACCTTCGCCCTCTCCAGCCAG GATGTGATGGTGGTGGGGGAGCCCACCCTGATGGGCGGGGAGTTCGGGGACGAGGACGAGAGGCTCATCACCCGTCTGGAGAACACCCAGTTTGACGCGGCCAACGGCATTGACGACGAGGACAGCTTTAACAACTCCCCTGCCCTGGGCGCCAACAGCCCCTGGAACAGCAAGCCTCCGTCCAGCCAAGAGAGCAAATCGGAGAACCCCACGTCACAGGCCTCCCAGTAA
- the LDB1 gene encoding LIM domain-binding protein 1 isoform X3 has translation MLDRDVGPTPMYPPTYLEPGIGRHTPYGNQTDYRIFELNKRLQNWTEECDNLWWDAFTTEFFEDDAMLTITFCLEDGPKRYTIGRTLIPRYFRSIFEGGATELYYVLKHPKEAFHSNFVSLDCDQGSMVTQHGKPMFTQVCVEGRLYLEFMFDDMMRIKTWHFSIRQHRELIPRSILAMHAQDPQMLDQLSKNITRCGLSNSTLNYLRLCVILEPMQELMSRHKTYSLSPRDCLKTCLFQKWQRMVAPPAEPARQQPSKRRKRKMSGGSTMSSGGGNTNNSNSKKKSPASTFALSSQVPDVMVVGEPTLMGGEFGDEDERLITRLENTQFDAANGIDDEDSFNNSPALGANSPWNSKPPSSQESKSENPTSQASQ, from the exons ATGCTAGATCGGGATGTGGG CCCAACTCCCATGTACCCGCCTACCTACCTGGAGCCTGGGATTGG GAGGCACACACCATATGGCAACCAAACTGACTACAGGATATTCGAGCTTAACAAACGGCTTCAAAACTGGACAGAG GAGTGTGACAATCTCTGGTGGGATGCTTTCACGACTGAGTTCTTTGAGGATGATGCCATGTTAACCATCACTTTCTGCCTGGAGGATGGACCAAAGAGATATA CCATTGGCCGGACCCTGATCCCACGCTACTTCCGCAGCATCTTTGAGGGGGGTGCTACGGAGCTCTACTATGTACTTAAGCACCCCAAGGAGGCATTCCACAGCAACTTTGTTTCCCTTGACTGTGACCAGGGCAGCATGGTGACCCAGCATGGCAAACCTATGTTCACCCAG GTTTGTGTGGAGGGCCGGTTGTACCTGGAGTTCATGTTTGATGACATGATGCGGATAAAGACGTGGCACTTCAGCATCCGGCAGCACCGAGAGCTCATCCCCCGCAGCATCCTTGCCATGCAT GCCCAGGACCCCCAGATGTTGGATCAGCTCTCCAAAAACATCACCCGGTGTGGGCTGTCCAATTCCACTCTTAACTACCTCCGA CTCTGTGTGATACTCGAGCCCATGCAGGAGCTCATGTCCCGCCACAAGACCTACAGCCTCAGCCCCCGTGACTGTCTCAAGACCTGCCTCTTCCAGAAGTGGCAGCGCATGGTAGCACCCCCTG CGGAGCCTGCACGGCAGCAGCCCAGCAAGCGGCGGAAAAGGAAGATGTCAGGGGGCAGCACCATGAGCTCGGGGGGTGGCAACaccaacaacagcaacagcaagaaGAAAAGCCCAGCCAGCACCTTCGCCCTCTCCAGCCAGGTACCT GATGTGATGGTGGTGGGGGAGCCCACCCTGATGGGCGGGGAGTTCGGGGACGAGGACGAGAGGCTCATCACCCGTCTGGAGAACACCCAGTTTGACGCGGCCAACGGCATTGACGACGAGGACAGCTTTAACAACTCCCCTGCCCTGGGCGCCAACAGCCCCTGGAACAGCAAGCCTCCGTCCAGCCAAGAGAGCAAATCGGAGAACCCCACGTCACAGGCCTCCCAGTAA